In Trifolium pratense cultivar HEN17-A07 linkage group LG7, ARS_RC_1.1, whole genome shotgun sequence, a genomic segment contains:
- the LOC123895994 gene encoding uncharacterized protein LOC123895994, which yields MNPNHHNSWSNYIQNSGNSSHISNLQNSDNSSHISNQQNSYFGNAPFNPNPTFNPNFQNSSFIPNLQINRHFGNYPYQLTNPTMLHGIQMSSSGMQSNDQMPETSHFCTQGGLETINLGEEVGSTVVKTPKTRFQPKEDEVLIQSWLNSSKNAIIGIDQKGESFWKMIGEAYNKYRDKKYIEKIQ from the coding sequence ATGAACCCCAATCACCATAACTCTTGGTcaaattatatacaaaatagtGGCAATTCTTCTCATATTTCAAATCTACAAAATAGTGACAATTCTTCTCATATCTCAAATCAACAAAACTCATACTTTGGAAATGCACCTTTTAACCCAAATCCAACTTTTAACccgaattttcaaaattcttctTTTATTCCAAATCTACAAATTAACCGACACTTTGGAAATTATCCATATCAATTAACTAACCCCACTATGCTTCATGGGATTCAAATGAGTAGTAGTGGCATGCAATCAAATGATCAAATGCCTGAAACATCACATTTTTGCACTCAAGGTGGGTTGGAAACTATTAACCTCGGTGAAGAAGTTGGATCAACGGTTGTTAAGACGCCAAAAACAAGATTCCAACCAAAGGAAGATGAAGTTCTCATTCAATCATGGCTCAACAGTTCAAAGAATGCAATTATTGGGATTGATCAAAAAGGAGAAAGTTTTTGGAAGATGATTGGTGAAGCTTATAACAAGTATCGCGACAAAAAGTATATAGAAAAAATCCAATGA
- the LOC123898376 gene encoding aspartyl protease AED3-like translates to MKIPIFLTPLLLCLFISLVQGQTSKCDIQDHGSTLKVFHIFSQCSPFKPSKPMSWEESVLQLQAKDQARMQYLTSLVARKSVVPIASARQIIQSPTYIVKGKIGTPPQTLLLALDTSNDVAWIPCTGCVGCSTSKPFAPIKSTSFKNVGCGSSQCKQVPNPSCGGSACAFNFTYGSSSVAASVVQDTLTLATDPIPSYTFGCVQKQTGPSAPQQGLLGLGRGPLSLLAQTQNLYKSTFSYCLPSFKSSNFSGSLRLGPVAQPKRIKYTPLLRNPRRSSLYYVNLVAIKVGRKIVDIPPAALAFNPTTGAGTIFDSGTVFTRLVEPVYTAVRNEFRRRVGPKLVVTTLGGFDTCYNVPIVVPNITFMFSGMNVTLPQDNILIHSTAGSTTCLAMAAAPDNVNSVLNVIANLQQQNHRVLFDVPNSRLGVAREICT, encoded by the exons ATgaaaatcccaatttttctaacaCCTTTACTTCTCTGCCTCTTCATCTCCTTAGTCCAAGGACAAACCTCCAAATGTGACATCCAAGATCATGGTTCAACCCTCAAAGTATTCCATATCTTTAGCCAATGTTCTCCATTCAAACCATCAAAACCAATGTCATGGGAAGAAAGTGTCCTACAATTACAAGCTAAGGACCAAGCTAGAATGCAATACTTAACTAGTTTAGTTGCTAGAAAATCAGTTGTACCAATAGCCTCAGCTAGACAAATTATACAAAGTCCTACATACATTGTGAAGGGTAAAATTGGTACTCCACCTCAAACTTTGCTTTTGGCTTTGGATACTAGTAATGATGTTGCTTGGATTCCTTGTACTGGTTGTGTTGGTTGCTCAACTTCAAAACCTTTTGCTCCTATTAAGTCCACAAGTTTTAAGAATGTTGGATGTGGTTCTTCTCAGTGTAAACAG GTACCTAACCCCAGTTGCGGTGGAAGCGCGTGTGCATTCAACTTCACTTATGGTAGCTCCTCAGTGGCAGCAAGTGTGGTCCAAGACACACTTACCTTAGCTACTGACCCAATTCCATCCTACACTTTTGGTTGTGTTCAAAAACAAACTGGGCCTTCAGCACCTCAACAAGGTTTATTGGGCTTGGGTCGAGGCCCGTTGTCGCTCTTGGCCCAAACCCAAAACCTTTACAAATCAACCTTCTCTTATTGTTTGCCTAGCTTTAAATCATCCAACTTTAGTGGGTCATTGAGACTTGGGCCTGTGGCCCAGCCCAAGAGGATTAAGTATACACCGCTTCTTAGAAACCCTAGAAGATCATCGCTCTATTATGTTAACTTGGTTGCTATTAAAGTTGGCCGGAAAATTGTCGATATCCCTCCGGCGGCATTGGCCTTCAACCCAACCACTGGTGCTGGAACCATTTTCGATTCTG GTACGGTATTCACTCGCCTAGTTGAACCAGTATACACTGCCGTAAGAAATGAATTTCGTCGACGAGTGGGCCCAAAACTCGTTGTGACAACCCTAGGTGGGTTCGACACATGCTACAACGTCCCAATAGTTGTACCAAATATAACATTCATGTTTTCGGGCATGAATGTAACACTACCACAGGACAACATCCTCATACACAGCACCGCCGGTAGCACCACATGTTTAGCCATGGCGGCGGCTCCAGACAATGTGAACTCGGTGTTGAACGTGATAGCCAACTTGCAACAACAAAACCACCGTGTGTTATTTGATGTGCCTAACTCAAGACTTGGTGTTGCTCGTGAGATTTGCACCTAA